CAGGACCAGAGGTCCGGTGGGAGGGGGCTACTTGTCTCTTCCTGGATACAGGGTGATTTTTGTTCCACTCTTAATCTGGGAAGCCCCAAGGATCTGTTAGGAGgctcagaaaaacaaatttattttctgGGGAGCTTACAGATTCCTTGTGTGCAAAGGTAGTAAGAATATTGTTGTAAGAATAGTTTTAAGAACAATACAAAcaatgtctcactatgtaactctggttGTCCTAGGACTCACTATATAGACAGACTGGCCTTAACTTgtaggaatctgcctgcctctgccccccaagtgcggatgttgaaggcgtgtgccatcatgtCCCACATAGTAAGACAACAGTTTATTGAAGGTGTTCTTGTCGCTCAACCCTTCTGGGTCAACTATCAGCTCCCCAGCGAGATTCTCTCAGCTGGCAGTGCCCACTTCAAACCACACCTATCATACCCCAATCCACCTTGGAGATCACCTCTCAGAGAAGATAGAGGAGGCTTGCCCGTTCTGTGAATGGTCGCCCCCAAGCAGCTCAACAGGGACTGTTCTAGAGTCAGTCCCTCCTTCCTAAGGTCTAGGAGTTGCCAGTCTCCTATGAGTTCTGCTGAGTCATTTGACCTATGACCtcctccaaccccaccccaccccacacacacataggaaaGCCTTCTAACTCCTCAGGCTATGTCAGGAGGAAAGACATGACCATTCATTGGGCAAAGCAGGACATTCCTTTCCCCAGCCACCAGCCTGACTTCTTTTGACTAGGGGAGGAGAGACAGGTGGAGAACCCAAAGACTCTCTTGCCTCTGGGGCTATAGCTGATAAAAGGGCTGAAGAGAGCCCAAGGCAGCAGGTGTACTTCACTTGCCCCAGATGACCCCACTTAATGGCTTGCTGCATGCACAGTGACTTTtttccaggacaggaaagcacTGGCTTTATGGTCATCATAAGAAAAGAGCtccaagctgggtggtggtagtgcatgcctttaatcccagcactcaggaggcagaagcaggcagatttctgagttcgaggccagcatggtctacaaagtgagttctaggacatccagggctacacagagaaaccctgtctggaaaaccgaaagaaagaaagaaagaaagaaagagagagagagagagagagagggagggagggagggagggagggagggagggagggagggaaagaaagaaagagagagagacaaagaaagaaagagaaaaagagagacaaagaaagaaagaaagaaagaaagaaagaaagaaagaaagaaagaaagaaagagagaaagaaagaaaagagctccAGTAGGAACCACCCCACCACTTCCTTTGTTAACTGAACAATTATTGAGCCACCATCCTGTGCTAGGCAGAGTGCTCTGCTCTGCAGACCTCTCTGGGTAAACAGTGTCACCCATGCAGTGTGAGCTCACGATTTGGGCAGATACAGACCCCGCTATAGCACAGTGCAGTGACTCCTGGGAGAATTGTAAGCCTGGTGGCTGGTGGGTTTGAAGTTCATCACCGAGAGTAGGTCTTAGGAGCAAAGGAAGGGGCATGAACACATCAATCAAGAGGAAAGGGTGGGGGACACATGGAGCCTGAACCCCTATGGAAATATCAGGAGGGAAAGGCACCATTCCATTCCCTGGTTCTGGGCTGGGTGATCTTGTTGAAGCCACCGTACCATCTCTTGCACCCACTGTTCTGGACAGAGAAGCTGGACTAGGTGGTTCCTGGTATCTCAGAGGCCTGCAGGGCCCTCAGTTCTAAGCCCCATTCTGGAATGTCTAGCTCTGGAAGCCCTGGCACCATCTTAAAGCTCCACTCAAGAGGATGGGCTGTCCTGGGGTTGGGAGGAAATGGGAAAAATGGGCCTGGTCCTGTTGCTTGCCATGGTTGTATCCTGGCCTCCTGTCTGCTTTCTTGGCCCCTTCTTTGAGGTTCTAGAGCTGAATTGTATTTATAAAGTGAACATATCGCACATGTTGCCTGATACAAAGCATGATTTCTCTTTCAGTATTAACTCAGTGTGTCTAGGATGCCCCACTTCACAACTTTCCTGGGTTAGAGACAGCTAGATTTACAAAAAAAGCAAGAATAGCCAATGAATGAAATTTAATCATCTGCTAAACCCTCACAGCAGACTAGTAAGGTAGGTGCTTTGTTATGTTGATTTTCACAGACTGGAAGATGGAGGCACATGGGAGATTGGCCAAGATCTCAGGGTAGGAATTATGCCCCTGGTTAGGGTGTCTGCTCCTGACCTCTAAGGCCTGTGAGTGTGACGCGCACTGTGAGGCAGAAGGACATTCCTGAGCAGAGACTTCTCAAGATAAGCAGATTCTAGGTGATCAGTGTGAGCCGTGGTGGTTTGTGTGAGAGAGGCCGGGAAGACGTCACAGTCTGTAAAGTGTTTGCAagtataaggacctgagttcagatcctggcACTCACAAAATgctggtgggggcagggggatgtACCTGTAATCCTAAGGctggaggaaggcagagacagggtggggagtggggggagggggggacaatCCTTGGGCCCTGCTGGCCAGTAgcctagccaaatcagtgagATCCAAGTGCAAGGAGAGCCTAAGGAAGATACCCATTGTTGATCCTTGGCCTCtgcatacacacacgtgtgtggcacacacacacacacacacacacacagacacacacacacacacacacagacacacacacacacacacagacacacacacacacagacacacatacacacacacacacacacacacagacacacacagacacacacacagacacacacacacacacacacacacacaaagggaaaaCCTAGACAGTGTGTTGGGGCTAGAAAGGGGGCTCAATAGTTAAAGCACTTTCATCTATACCCGACTGTAGGATGGtaaaaggcagcctggttcctggttgagctaaggctagaaaccCCAGTGACCCTAAAGAGATGGTAGACATTTCTCCTGATTCCCGCCACCAGGCTGCTGTCACTGGCCACAGTCCTTCATAGATCTGTGGCTTTCAGTCACCTAAAAGCAATgctccaagcccctccacaggtagaggacatgaccTGTGGTCGCATAGCCCCAAGACAGATCTCTATTTTAATGAGACCCAGAGGCTTAGCCAagaagctttccttcccagacactcctccctgcaaacgGTATTTAACCTCAGCCCCaatctgagaagtggggtatggttttactcatccactttccaaCATGACAATAAAtatcttaaaaccatggactgcctcttttcatcaggatctgttgtggggagccatggagaaggcctttgcctatagAGCTGCTGTCTAATCTCCTGTAGAAGGCATCTCTGTGCCCCCAAGCCACGGCCACCAAGCTCAAGTCCACCACCACCAAGCCAAGGACTTTCTCCCTGTAGGACCAGCTGGAGcccccctcttttcctcctcagcCCCTGGCTAGATCCAAGCCATgggcccccactccattctcagctcttctacaGGTCCCAACGACACctgggtgtccaagagcctgagaaccagccAGCCATCTCTGGCTGTCCCCAGGACCTCAGACTGGGCTCCACTCCCAGAAAAGTGTCTCCGACTTCCCTACAGCCCAACACCCACTCTGCGACTTTGTGGAGTAAACCCTGTCAACTTCCTGAGCCTCCTTAAGTGGCTGTACCCTGTGGTAGAGCAGAAGTAGAACCCATTAACCCTACACGGGAGGACCTGAATTGAGGGACCTTAAGGGCATTTTTCAGTCCCAACCCTCACTCAGGGTATGTTAGGTTAAAGTTCTCCTCCAGACATTTTAACTGATAATCAAAAGGATGTCAGGCTAGATACAGACATGGGTGATCAATGGCTATTAATGGGCACTAAAGATAGTCATGGTAATTTTAGCTCCGGATCTGCAACATGCCAAATCTCCACACTCATGGATGTTCTAATCAGTCAATTAATATTCAAAACCATCACCACAGATGTGgcttctggggggtggggggagagaactGCAGTTCACAAGGACTGACCACAAGGCAAGTGCATTAGGCCAAGGTGGAGTGGGAACGGGGTGGGGGCAGGATTAGTGAGCATGGGGAGAGGGGGGCAGCATTGTAGCCATGGTGTGGACATTGTATATGTTGTCCTGATACCTAAAGGAGTAGATCCCTGAAAGTCCTGCTCAGACAGCCATGTGTTCCTGTCCTTCCTGAGCCAAGCCTGGGGTAAATCAGTGTCCCCCAGGCACTTACCCTGCCTGTCCACCTGTCTGATCTGTTCCTAGTACTTGTGTCCAGTAGTCCTCTTTGGCCCTTCTTTCCCCAGGATGGTGAAGAGTGGTTCCAAGTTTACATAGCATGGGTTGaggttgggcagaagagagaaacaaagtCCTCTGAGGACTTGTGTTGAGAGAGCTTTGGGCGAGAGTGTTCCACACCACATCTTCATCACACGTGCAGAAAGGGGGAGAGCTAGAGGAGTCAACTTTGTGCAGGAGAGGGTGAGCATGTGATCCCGCCAGAGCACAGGCACAGCCTCAGAGCCTAGGGCTCAGTGTGGGCACAGCTGTGTGGTGGAGCTGCATTTGCCTCCATACCTGGAGCTCAGGAGGGCTGTCCTTATTGCTGGCCCAAACGACAGGGCTGTCCTTGAAGGAAAGGGGCTGCAGACACCACTGATGAGGCATAGGAAGGCTTATTTGGAAGGCACAGCAGGAAAGGGGCAATAAGAGGCTTTGTGCCTGACTTGCCATAAAACTTCTGGGCTTTGCTGCCACCTGGTGGACAGAATCTAGAAGTCAGGTTGTAAATGTCTTGGCCACACATTGGCGtcttgttttatgtttctttAGTGGGGGGAGTTTTTCTAGCTGGGAGAAGTGAGTTCCAGAGTTCCTGTAGTCCCAAGTGTCATGCTCACAAAGCTCTTTCTTCTGTGGATCTGGTGCTCCTACAGAGGGACACAGGGGGTTAGGGCTGCGTGGGAGACCTGGCCAGGCTCAGACTGTGATCCTAGAATGCCCACAGCTCTCACACTGGCAGAGCAGAAAACCGGAGGCTCAAGTTTTATAGAAGAATTCTGTTAAGAagctgggggaggcagaggcaggcggatttctgagttcgagaccagcctggtctacaaagtgagttccaggacagccagggctacacagagaaaccctgtctcgaaaaaaccaaaaccaaaaagaagaaggaggaggaggaggaggaggaggaaagggaggaggaggaggaggaggagaaggagaagaagaaggaggaggaggaggaggagaaggaggagaagaagaagaagcagcagcagctggggtGGAGGGGATGGGGTGAGTGTGAGAGATAAGGGTGGGGCAGAAAGGACACCGGTGTCTGGATACAGCATGGCACAGGCAGGCTCTTTAGCTCGTGGCTTTAAGATCAGTGCCTAGCTCTTTGATTCAGCCTGCCCTTAACAGGGGTAAGCAAAACAAAGGTCCCCAGCCACCACTTACTAGGATCAATCCTGAATGGTTCCCTGAGCTGACCAAGAAGGGCCAGCACGGCGCTAGATGTCTCTACGAGAGCCTTGTAGATTCTCTGAACATTTCTTCACTGGGATATCGGGACCCCTAATACCTAAGATGTAGGAACTATGTGGgccccactttacagatgagtAGGTGGATACACAAGGAGACCCAGGGTAGGAACAGATTTTATACTTGGAGTCTGACACTCCACAACAGTAAACATGTTTCAGAAAGCAGTAGGATGCCCATGTATAGCTCTGGACTCCCTCCTCCTCAAAGCTCCAATAGTGAACTGAAGCAGATCAGTCCTCCCTAGCAGCCCCCTTCCAAGCTACAGAGCTGGAGGTCTCCTTTTGAAAGTCTTCTAGGACATACAAGGTTGTTTCTTCTTTCCAGACTCCTGATTTAGTAATCATTGTTAGCATTGGCCTTGCCAGGAAGTTCTTTCTCCAGTCTAACTtccagagagaaggggggggggaaggggggcagagacagagaaagagtcagagagaggagATTGAAGAGCCAGGCTTCTATTTTAAGATGGGGTATTCTTATTCTCTAACCATGACACTCAGGGCTAGCCATCACAAGCTTCGGTGGAATAGTTTAAATTATAGAGGACAAtgttagaaaaatgaaaagacgaaaaagaaaaaaaaaaaaccaatctaaCTCCCAGCTGATACCTAGTTGGTAGTTGTGTGCATGCCTTGGTGGGGTATCCTCAACCCCTCAAAGGGCACCCCATGTGGCTAGAGAAAACCAAGGAGTTGGTGTTAGGCCAAGACAGTTGTGTGGGGTGGGTTGGACCAGTCTGACTTTATCCTCCCTGCCTCCAGTGCAGTCAGAAGAGCTGCCCCTTCTTGCCcagcatcccccctcccccaaacatgcAGAGGGAGGCTGAGGGAGTGATTAGCATGGGGCATTGTCCCCAGATAATGGGCCCCAGCTGCCTCCTGAAAGAAGAGACAAAGCGCCTGGCGGCTCCACGCGCATTATCCCCTCGTTAAATCTCTGTTATTAGATTAGATTCAGAATGTATTGATTCGGAggctggggggaggaggagggggagggaggagaatctGGCTGGCGAACACTGGGCTGTACTTTCCCCCCTCCATCAACCAGGAAAGTTTTTCCTCTTAGCTAGGCTGGGAGAGCTCACTGTCTCCAACACTGGCTGCTAAGCTCAGCTTCCCTGTGCGAGCTCTCCCGAAAGCTGCCAGGTGTCCACTCTGGGGCATGCCTTTAAGGCCATCGAGCGCAGGTGGCCAACATCGGGAGCAAAAGCGGCTTCGCTCCTGGCAACCAGGGGCAATCTCTTaacagcatcagctgcagactTGCGGAGCACCGAGGCTCACGGGGCTGCAGCGCATGCTCACTTATCTCTGGTGGAGGTTTGAGGAGGCTGATGAAAGCAGGGTAGGTGGGGATAGACTGaggagcacttgggaggtaagatGGGTCGGGGCATGGAGACCCCCCAGTCTATCTCTTTGTATGGGACAGAATCAGATGCAGTGGGGCCATGTAGACTAAAGCAGGCAAGTAGAAGCTGGAGTGCGCTACAAGGCCTCAATGCCTCACAGCCAACCGGAAGCAGGACGGACAGGCTggttctgtcttccttcttctctcttctttaccTAGAGCCCGGGGCTGACTTCTGTGCATCTGAATGATCATTTCTCAAGGAGTTTCTGACTAACTTTTCTTATTCCTACTTCAGGCTATCCTCTACCCAGATAAGGACAACTCCAGGGTAGAAACCATTGTCTCTTGACCACCTTGACCCCTCAAGGCAAAGACTTCTGGAGACCACCTCTAGACCAAGACTGATTAATTATTCATACCAAGAGGTATGAACCACTTGCCACAATCTTCCTTGACTTAATCTAAAAGCTCATGTGTGTAACCCAAACATGAACTTAGGGTCATTGTACCCTTTTATCTGATTTATCCCAATATGGCTACATCGGAtaactctctctctgtaccaTTCAACTTTACCACCCTCTGGcaacaggatctcactgtagcAGCGAAGGCTGACCTGGATCTCATTTTGTATgccaggctgaccttcaactaACAGTGATCCTTATGCCTCAGCCTCACAAGTGTTGAGAAAAAGGTGTAaaccaccattcctggctttaCTTGTCTCTTTAATTGGCATACTGGGGACTGGAGGCCCAGCCTAGCCTGTTTGGACTGCCTCAGCCTAAGCTTTGGTTATGAAAGGCGGGGATGGAGCAAGTGCCTGGAGGTATCCCCAGACAGAGACACCTCTAGTCCAAGGGTAGCATTCATAAGTAGAAGATGCTGCACTCCAGtactgggcctcagtttcccatccCTGGGAAGCACGGCCCATATGCCAGATCAATGCTCCTATCGGATGTGGCCGTTGGACCAGAATATGTTACATGTGGCAGCTCATTCCTGAGGTGGTTAATTGGCCGCCTCAGTGCTGGGCTCTGTCGCCCCATTGATTGGGAATGAAGGGTGAGAAGAGGGAGATGGGGAATCGATAGGCTGATGAGTGTCTTACTAGCTTTCTGTTTGAACACTTTGTCAATAGCCACCCACTTAATGGCCAGTGGTGCATTGGCTGTCCATCTTTCTATCCTTGTGGCCTGGGACATGAGACCCTTCGGATAGTGTGTGCCTATGCCCGGCAATCCTAGTAGGTGGGGCAGCTTTTGGCTCTAAAACTAGGCTCCAGGTGAGGAAGTGCAAGGCCTATTCTGAGCAAGGGGGACTGTCCCCACTGTTTGCCCAGTCTTGCTCAGCCAAAGGCAACTCCACACCCTGTACTCTATGGTTTGCTAAAAGACCctgatccccccacccccaacccccacacacagGCAAATGTGAAATTCTGAAGTCATCTCAAAAGTTCATGTGTTTGGAGTAGAGGTGGCCATGAGATTTCAATCTCAATTCACTTTAGGAGCTAGCAGCTAGTTAGTATCTAGAAGCTCTTTCTGTACAGTGGAGATCCTGGGACAAGAGGCAACTAAGAAAAGATAAGCCCAGGGAACCCTTTCTTTAGTCCTAGAGTCTTTCAAATGTGACAAACCCAAAGCCCCAGAGCTTTGCCCTCTGCCCAGCCTCCCATATGGTTTTATGAACTGAAACTGCAAAGTTTAGGGTGTGAGAATGTATCATTCTGAGTGTTTGAACTGTCTCTCTGTTGGCTGCCCTGCAATAGTTTAGGAGGTAATGGAATTGTTTGGTTTCTTCTGAGACATTTCTGGTGGGTAGGTGCTGTCCCTTTAGCCTGGTTTGTTGTCTAGTCCCCCTCTGCAAAGGCATCATCCTTTACTCTGAGTGACAAACAACTCAAGACAGGGAGAGGAATAAGATAAGGACAAGATAAAGTGTCAGATGAAACCTCTTCTGTACACTCTTGAGACTAAGAGGTAATGTTCTTTCTCTGGATGCCTGTTAGGTGGGTGGTGTAGTTAGGGACCTTCCTTAGCATGTCTTAAAAGGCCTGACAGCTAGGACCGGTGATCAGGACAGGTTATACGCAAGGGTATTAACCCAGCTCTGCTTTCCTCCTGCTTTTTGGTTAGGAGCATCATGTGCTGGCTAGTAAACGTTCTCAGAGACATCAATCAAAGCTTTGCATTCTCAGAGTCTCCCAGGCACAGAAAACGGTGGGTGCTAGCCGTGGTGCTGAAGCATATCTCCCTTTTAGAGAAAGCTTGTTCCCAGCTTCCTCTAAAGACCAGAATagttagctgggcgtggtggcatacacctttaaccccagcactcgggaggcagaggcaggcggatttctgagttcaaggccagcctggtctacaaagtgagttccaggacagccagggctatacagagaaaccctgtctcgaaaaacatagTTGGCCTACATAGATCCTTTCAACATTTCCCCAGTGGGTCGCAGAtagccctcctctctcttctcatctgATAAATACACAGTCTTGACCTCCAAACTGCGATTCACCTCCTAGTTTGTCATGATGGAGATCATGCCGTCTTCTAGTTCCCTGGTCCAGGAAGCATCAGTCAGTGGAAGATACAGGTAAGCCCATCCTCTAACCTTTCCCCAAAGTTGAATACAAATGGTCACAGACAGAGAATAAGATATCATAGCATTTTATTATCCCCTGCTCCCATTGGCTGATGAAGCTGAGTGTTAGGGAAGTACCCACAGGTGAGCTGAAGAGGGAGCCATTAGGGGCTAGATAAAATAAGTGCAGAAGTCTCAGGCATCTATGCAAGACAATTTGCTTTTctttgatcagaaaaaaaaaatgtggaaatgaGCAGTTCCAGGGGCCGTAATCACAGAAGTACTGGTAAGGAAACCAGGGCTTGACGCCCTGATAAGTAAGGTTAGAGGGTACTTGGTTTCTCTTGATCTAGGATATCATGCTTTAAAGCCATGATAGGGaagtcagagagacagactgGGTCTTCAGCACTAAGTTTAGGGGACAAAGAGACTGGGGTTGCTCAGATGAATTGGTGTTGGAAACAGGATGCAGGACCTAAGAGGGAACTCCCCCATACTTATCCTAACCAGTTCCATAGCCCCTCCCTGTCAGGCTGTGCCCACTCAAGAATAATGCCAAATGGACCAGAGAGTGACCAGGGTGATGCTGTAAGCGAGCACAGCCAGCAGGTAGATGCGGAACAGCAGCCTGTCCAGCACGTATCCCACCCGCAGCCAGTCCCTTGCCACCTCCCGCATCTCATCCCGCTTCTCCAGGAAGTGGCGGATGGAGGATAGCTCTTGCAAGAGACCGCGCACAGCCAGCGAGGCCTCCCTTGGTGGTGGAAGAGGGCTACCTCTGCCCCTTGGGGTCTTCTCCAAGTCCTGAGGTCCTCCAACATGGCTGCAGTGGTTTCCCATGGCTGGAAGAAGATCAGAACCTGGGTATGAAAGGAGGGTTGTGGGGTGCCCTGGCGCTGTGGCGTTGGGGAGTattatggaggtcagaagttgaCTTTGTGTCTGCCTCATTTGCACTctaccttccttttcctctttctcttttgagacaggatcttactatgtactGCTGGTTGGTCTGAaacttatgtagaccaggatggcatcGAACTCTTGGAGACATACTGCCTGTGTCTCCCAAATcaagggtgtgtgccactacacccagctcctCTGAGCTCTTCTCAGCTCATATCTCATCCTTAAGCTGATTGAAGGggttgaaaaagaaagcaaaggagtCTGGCTGGACCTGGTGGTgcaagctagcctggtctacatagtgagttccaggtcagccagggctacataataagaccctgtctttttttttttttttaatgtagaaaggGAGGCAAAGTTCCAGTCTGGCTGAAGCACCTTCCTGTTTCCATCCTGAACCCAGCTCCCACATCCTATCCAGTATCCCTAATCCAGGTTCTATGTGTGAATCTGTCCTTATCCTCTCTCACCTGAGCAGTCATCAGTCTTGTTGGCTTGGAAGGTGGCTGGGGGTCTATGGGCCATAGGCTGCTCCCCTAGGCAGAGTATCCAGGCTATTCTGTCTAGGACCAGGTGCCTCAGCCAGTCAGGTACTGGCCGCTGTAGGTCCTGCTTATGCACCAGCCGCACAATGAAGATGGTCTCAGCGAGGCTTATCACTAGCAGAGCCATGCACACCACAAAATAGACACCTAAGCCGGAGAAAGAGACACACTAAGCATGGGAGGGAGCAGGGTGGGTCCCTGTCACACTCAGTGAACTCTTCCCTCAGGGAAGCCTTACCAATGAGGGGGGTACCGATGGCCGTTGCTGGCAGTGTGTCTGACACGATGATGAGGAAGACTGAGTATCCCAGAAGGAGTGTGATCTTGAAAGAGACTCTCTCACCGCTGTCCGGGGGCAGGCAAAAGCCCACAATGTCCACGACCATGAGGAAGATACTGGGCAGCAAGAGGCTGACTGCGTAGAATAAAGGCCTCCGGCGGATGATCACCTGGGACCAGGATAGAAGCTTGGGGGATGTTGGGTGGACAGGAACCCAAGGACCACCACCCTATACCCAGACCCTTCTCTTATAGAACTTCCAGCCTGGATTGCTTGGGGAAGGAGAGTGACAGACCCCTATTCTGCCTCTGGCACCAGGCCTGTGGCAGTTGAGAGTAAACAGGGGATACTTCTGTTGAGTTCCCGTCACCCTTGCTAAAGTTGCATGGAATGTGTATGGACCTGGAGTTGGCAAAGGGGCTGCTATGTCCTTCCCAGTTTGCTTCACTGTGCTACCCCAAGCATT
This portion of the Mus musculus strain C57BL/6J chromosome 9, GRCm38.p6 C57BL/6J genome encodes:
- the Htr3a gene encoding 5-hydroxytryptamine receptor 3A isoform 2 precursor (isoform 2 precursor is encoded by transcript variant 2), translating into MRLCIPQVLLALFLSMLTAPGEGSRRRATQARDTTQPALLRLSDHLLANYKKGVRPVRDWRKPTTVSIDVIMYAILNVDEKNQVLTTYIWYRQYWTDEFLQWTPEDFDNVTKLSIPTDSIWVPDILINEFVDVGKSPNIPYVYVHHRGEVQNYKPLQLVTACSLDIYNFPFDVQNCSLTFTSWLHTIQDINITLWRSPEEVRSDKSIFINQGEWELLEVFPQFKEFSIDISNSYAEMKFYVIIRRRPLFYAVSLLLPSIFLMVVDIVGFCLPPDSGERVSFKITLLLGYSVFLIIVSDTLPATAIGTPLIGVYFVVCMALLVISLAETIFIVRLVHKQDLQRPVPDWLRHLVLDRIAWILCLGEQPMAHRPPATFQANKTDDCSAMGNHCSHVGGPQDLEKTPRGRGSPLPPPREASLAVRGLLQELSSIRHFLEKRDEMREVARDWLRVGYVLDRLLFRIYLLAVLAYSITLVTLWSIWHYS
- the Htr3a gene encoding 5-hydroxytryptamine receptor 3A isoform X1; the encoded protein is MRLCIPQVLLALFLSMLTAPGEGSRRRATQARDTTQPALLRLSDHLLANYKKGVRPVRDWRKPTTVSIDVIMYAILNVYWTDEFLQWTPEDFDNVTKLSIPTDSIWVPDILINEFVDVGKSPNIPYVYVHHRGEVQNYKPLQLVTACSLDIYNFPFDVQNCSLTFTSWLHTIQDINITLWRSPEEVRSDKSIFINQGEWELLEVFPQFKEFSIDISNSYAEMKFYVIIRRRPLFYAVSLLLPSIFLMVVDIVGFCLPPDSGERVSFKITLLLGYSVFLIIVSDTLPATAIGTPLIGVYFVVCMALLVISLAETIFIVRLVHKQDLQRPVPDWLRHLVLDRIAWILCLGEQPMAHRPPATFQANKTDDCSGSDLLPAMGNHCSHVGGPQDLEKTPRGRGSPLPPPREASLAVRGLLQELSSIRHFLEKRDEMREVARDWLRVGYVLDRLLFRIYLLAVLAYSITLVTLWSIWHYS
- the Htr3a gene encoding 5-hydroxytryptamine receptor 3A isoform 1 precursor (isoform 1 precursor is encoded by transcript variant 1): MRLCIPQVLLALFLSMLTAPGEGSRRRATQARDTTQPALLRLSDHLLANYKKGVRPVRDWRKPTTVSIDVIMYAILNVDEKNQVLTTYIWYRQYWTDEFLQWTPEDFDNVTKLSIPTDSIWVPDILINEFVDVGKSPNIPYVYVHHRGEVQNYKPLQLVTACSLDIYNFPFDVQNCSLTFTSWLHTIQDINITLWRSPEEVRSDKSIFINQGEWELLEVFPQFKEFSIDISNSYAEMKFYVIIRRRPLFYAVSLLLPSIFLMVVDIVGFCLPPDSGERVSFKITLLLGYSVFLIIVSDTLPATAIGTPLIGVYFVVCMALLVISLAETIFIVRLVHKQDLQRPVPDWLRHLVLDRIAWILCLGEQPMAHRPPATFQANKTDDCSGSDLLPAMGNHCSHVGGPQDLEKTPRGRGSPLPPPREASLAVRGLLQELSSIRHFLEKRDEMREVARDWLRVGYVLDRLLFRIYLLAVLAYSITLVTLWSIWHYS